In Afipia sp. GAS231, a single window of DNA contains:
- a CDS encoding fatty-acid--CoA ligase, which produces MLGLMQDWPLLCHRIIEHAAKYHGTQEVVTRSVEGPIHRTNYAEIHARALKVSQRLERDGIKLGDRVATIAWNTWRHLEVWYGIMGIGAICHTVNPRLFPEQIAWIINHAQDRVVMVDITFVPVLEKIAASLPSVERYIVLTDKAHMPQTTLKNAVAYEDWIAEADGKFQWKNFDENTAAAMCYTSGTTGDPKGVLYSHRSNVIHALLANSKDALGTSAADVMLPVVPLFHANSWGIAFSAPSMGTKLVMPGPKLDGASVYELLDTEKVTYTAGVPTVWLMLLNHMAAGNLKLPHLRMVVCGGSAMPRSMIKSFVDMGVEVRHAWGMTEMSPLGTLATLKPPFDQLDGEARLDILQTQGYPPYGVQMKITDDAGKELPWDGKTFGRLKVSGPAIAKAYFRVDTDILDDEGYFDTGDVATIDAHGYMRITDRSKDVIKSGGEWISSIDLENLAVGHPAVAEAAVIGIHHPKWDERPLLIVQLKAGQKASREDILKYMDGKIAKWWMPDDVAFVDGIPHTATGKILKTALRDQFKTYSFPNAAA; this is translated from the coding sequence ATGCTCGGATTGATGCAAGACTGGCCTTTGCTTTGCCACCGGATTATCGAACACGCGGCGAAGTATCACGGCACGCAGGAAGTCGTTACGCGGTCGGTCGAAGGTCCCATTCATCGCACCAATTACGCCGAAATTCATGCCCGCGCCCTGAAAGTCTCGCAACGGCTCGAACGCGACGGCATCAAGCTCGGCGACCGCGTCGCCACCATCGCCTGGAACACCTGGCGCCACCTCGAAGTCTGGTACGGCATCATGGGAATCGGCGCGATCTGCCATACCGTCAATCCCCGTCTGTTCCCCGAGCAGATCGCCTGGATCATCAACCATGCGCAGGACCGCGTGGTGATGGTCGATATCACCTTCGTGCCGGTGCTGGAAAAGATCGCCGCCAGCCTGCCGAGCGTCGAGCGCTACATCGTACTCACCGACAAGGCCCATATGCCGCAGACCACGCTGAAGAACGCGGTCGCCTATGAGGACTGGATTGCGGAAGCCGACGGCAAGTTCCAGTGGAAGAATTTCGACGAAAATACCGCCGCCGCGATGTGCTACACCTCGGGCACCACGGGCGATCCCAAGGGCGTGCTGTATTCGCACCGCTCCAACGTGATTCACGCGCTGCTGGCCAATTCAAAGGATGCGCTGGGCACCTCGGCCGCCGACGTCATGCTGCCGGTGGTTCCGCTGTTCCACGCCAATTCCTGGGGCATCGCGTTCTCCGCACCCTCGATGGGCACCAAGCTGGTCATGCCCGGCCCGAAGCTCGACGGCGCCTCGGTCTATGAACTCTTGGACACCGAGAAGGTCACCTATACCGCTGGCGTTCCGACCGTCTGGCTGATGCTGCTCAATCATATGGCCGCCGGCAACCTGAAACTGCCGCATCTGCGCATGGTGGTGTGCGGCGGCTCGGCGATGCCGCGCTCGATGATCAAATCCTTTGTTGATATGGGCGTCGAGGTCCGCCACGCCTGGGGCATGACCGAGATGAGCCCGCTCGGCACCCTCGCCACGCTGAAGCCGCCCTTCGACCAACTCGATGGTGAAGCACGGCTCGATATCCTGCAGACGCAGGGCTACCCGCCCTACGGCGTCCAGATGAAGATCACCGACGATGCCGGCAAGGAGCTGCCGTGGGACGGCAAGACCTTCGGCCGGCTCAAGGTCTCCGGCCCCGCGATCGCAAAAGCCTATTTCCGCGTCGATACCGACATCCTCGACGATGAAGGCTATTTCGACACCGGCGACGTCGCGACCATCGACGCCCACGGCTACATGCGGATCACCGACCGCTCCAAGGACGTCATCAAGTCCGGCGGCGAGTGGATTTCGTCGATCGACCTGGAAAACCTCGCCGTCGGCCACCCCGCGGTGGCGGAAGCGGCGGTGATCGGCATCCATCATCCGAAATGGGACGAGCGCCCGCTTCTGATCGTCCAGCTCAAGGCCGGCCAGAAGGCCTCGCGCGAGGACATCCTGAAATACATGGATGGCAAGATCGCGAAATGGTGGATGCCCGACGACGTCGCCTTCGTCGACGGCATTCCGCACACCGCGACCGGCAAGATCCTCAAGACCGCACTGCGCGACCAGTTCAAGACCTACAGCTTCCCGAACGCGGCGGCGTGA
- a CDS encoding extensin family protein has protein sequence MNCSAEKASRKWVNGAFGRTRAAMVTVAAVLLLLGAPAGPVHAARGFRPAPWGDLFGDPPKPRGSVRRAVVPLPKPRPADAPAAETGTGPAAEPQPPQAGKPAEQAAPASPPAPPPAPQASACRQALTEAIAIAPSILDIHGAGGCGGEDLVRLEAIVLPDARRVSVKPAAILRCAMASELADWIRKDIAPLAVSLGSTISDLDNFDSFECRGRNRIVGARLSEHGRANALDVRALKLANGRSIALTDRTVPREVRETVLHSVCARFTTVLGPGSDWYHEDHIHLDLMERRNNYRICQWDVLDPLPQVAPLLPAVRPDDAPPREVAAKSDGAKSDGVKSDGAKSDGATPEAAAPAEAEKSDEAEPEPAAKPATKKPATKKRR, from the coding sequence ATGAACTGTAGCGCGGAGAAAGCAAGCCGAAAATGGGTTAATGGCGCCTTTGGCCGCACACGAGCGGCAATGGTTACCGTTGCCGCGGTGCTGCTTCTGCTTGGTGCGCCGGCAGGCCCGGTTCACGCCGCGAGGGGCTTCCGCCCGGCGCCGTGGGGCGATCTGTTCGGTGACCCGCCCAAGCCGAGGGGCAGCGTACGCCGCGCGGTAGTGCCGCTGCCGAAGCCGCGTCCGGCCGATGCTCCGGCGGCGGAGACGGGGACGGGCCCTGCGGCCGAGCCGCAGCCACCCCAGGCCGGCAAGCCCGCCGAGCAGGCCGCACCCGCGTCCCCGCCTGCACCTCCGCCAGCGCCGCAAGCCTCGGCCTGCCGGCAGGCGCTGACGGAGGCGATCGCCATCGCCCCCAGCATTCTCGATATCCATGGTGCCGGCGGCTGCGGCGGCGAGGATCTAGTGCGGCTCGAGGCGATCGTGCTGCCGGACGCGCGGCGTGTATCGGTGAAGCCCGCGGCGATCCTGCGTTGCGCCATGGCCTCGGAACTGGCCGACTGGATTCGCAAAGACATCGCGCCGCTCGCGGTCAGCCTCGGCAGCACGATTTCCGATCTCGACAATTTCGACTCGTTCGAATGCCGCGGCCGCAACCGGATCGTCGGCGCAAGACTGTCCGAACATGGCCGTGCCAACGCGCTCGACGTGCGCGCGCTCAAGCTCGCCAATGGCCGCTCGATCGCGCTGACCGACCGCACGGTGCCGCGCGAGGTACGCGAGACCGTGCTGCATTCGGTCTGCGCGCGATTCACCACGGTGCTCGGCCCCGGTTCGGACTGGTATCATGAAGATCACATCCACCTCGACCTGATGGAACGGCGCAACAATTACCGGATCTGTCAGTGGGACGTGCTGGACCCGCTGCCGCAGGTAGCGCCGCTGTTGCCTGCGGTGCGCCCCGACGACGCGCCGCCGCGTGAGGTCGCCGCCAAATCTGACGGTGCCAAGTCTGATGGAGTCAAGTCTGATGGAGCCAAGTCTGACGGAGCAACGCCTGAAGCCGCCGCACCGGCGGAAGCCGAGAAATCGGACGAGGCCGAACCGGAGCCCGCGGCCAAGCCGGCAACAAAAAAGCCTGCAACAAAAAAGCGCCGGTAA
- a CDS encoding histidine phosphatase family protein, with protein MPAPVIYYIRHGETSWNALGRLQGVQDIPLNDLGHRQAVQAGNILLDLFARDGREPSSLAFVASPLIRARTTMELVRGELKLPPAGYALDDRLREIGYGQWEGATLPEMQVEDPNLYAKRQTEKWTVSPPGGESYVEVQARMQDWYASLRDDTVAVAHGGTARALMVALGIETPLSAADLTIEQGAVYVFRDGGLQKYS; from the coding sequence ATGCCCGCGCCCGTCATCTACTACATCCGCCACGGTGAGACGTCGTGGAACGCGCTGGGCCGGCTGCAGGGCGTGCAGGACATTCCGCTCAACGACCTCGGCCACAGGCAGGCGGTCCAGGCCGGCAATATTCTCCTCGACCTGTTCGCGCGCGACGGCCGAGAACCATCATCGCTGGCCTTCGTCGCCAGTCCCTTGATCCGCGCCCGCACCACGATGGAGCTGGTGCGCGGCGAACTGAAACTGCCGCCGGCCGGTTATGCGCTCGACGACCGGCTGCGCGAGATCGGCTACGGCCAATGGGAGGGGGCGACCCTGCCCGAGATGCAGGTCGAGGACCCCAATCTGTACGCGAAGCGCCAGACCGAGAAATGGACGGTATCGCCGCCCGGCGGCGAGAGCTATGTCGAGGTCCAGGCCCGGATGCAGGATTGGTATGCCTCGCTGCGGGACGATACGGTCGCGGTGGCGCATGGCGGCACCGCGCGGGCGCTGATGGTGGCGCTCGGCATCGAAACGCCGCTCAGCGCCGCCGACCTGACCATCGAGCAGGGCGCCGTCTACGTGTTCCGCGACGGCGGATTGCAGAAGTATAGTTAA
- a CDS encoding RNA polymerase sigma factor, which translates to MTAFRQSVEAMIPALRRYARALARDADIADDLVQDTLVRALRSERLFLGGDVRSWLYTILTNLNKNRRRSLARRPQFMPLLDNNPDASGTEAEGRDIARALATLVEEQRSVLLLVMLEGLSYREVADIQGVPIGTVMSRLARARAHVKASLEGERTALRRVK; encoded by the coding sequence ATGACCGCGTTTCGCCAAAGTGTCGAAGCCATGATACCGGCGCTCCGCCGCTATGCACGCGCGCTCGCGCGCGATGCCGACATCGCCGACGATCTGGTGCAGGATACGCTGGTGCGTGCGTTGCGTTCGGAACGGCTGTTTCTCGGCGGCGACGTCAGGAGCTGGCTCTATACGATCCTGACCAACCTCAACAAGAACCGGCGGCGATCGCTGGCGCGGCGGCCGCAGTTCATGCCGCTGCTCGACAACAACCCGGACGCCAGCGGCACCGAGGCCGAGGGCCGCGATATCGCCCGCGCGCTGGCGACGCTGGTGGAAGAGCAGCGCTCGGTATTGCTGCTGGTGATGCTGGAAGGATTGAGCTACCGCGAGGTCGCCGACATCCAGGGCGTGCCGATCGGCACCGTAATGTCCCGGCTGGCGCGGGCACGGGCACATGTGAAAGCTTCGCTCGAAGGCGAGCGCACGGCGCTGCGTCGGGTGAAATGA
- a CDS encoding magnesium transporter CorA family protein: MFSVYVPSETSLKKAEVADPAALPEAAVWIDLVKPTASEDHAVERLAGIAVPTREDMQEIEISSRLYIENGARYMTATLMCHSDTDMPRTTAVTFILTGHRLVTVRYDEPKPFALVENKLARSCAAGITGEMVLMELLDAVIDRCADILERVGADVDQVSHDIFEPEEERHGHAKQYSQILQAIGRKGDLTSKVRESLVSIGRVVTFLSAVMEGVKWSKDMREQLKTMQRDVASLTDHASYLSNKITFVLDAMLGVVNLEQNNIIKLFSVMAVVLMPPTLIASIYGMNFKAMPELEWVHGYPYALVLMVAAAIVPYFIFKWKKWL; this comes from the coding sequence ATGTTCTCGGTGTACGTCCCCTCGGAAACCTCCCTCAAGAAGGCTGAGGTCGCCGACCCGGCGGCCCTGCCGGAGGCCGCGGTCTGGATCGATCTGGTGAAGCCGACGGCGTCGGAGGACCACGCGGTGGAGCGACTGGCCGGGATTGCGGTCCCGACCCGGGAGGACATGCAGGAAATCGAGATTTCCAGCCGGCTCTATATCGAGAACGGCGCGCGCTACATGACCGCGACGCTGATGTGCCATTCCGACACCGATATGCCGCGCACCACGGCCGTCACCTTCATTCTCACCGGCCATCGCCTGGTCACCGTGCGTTACGATGAACCGAAGCCGTTTGCGCTGGTCGAGAACAAGCTGGCGCGATCCTGCGCGGCCGGCATCACCGGCGAAATGGTGTTGATGGAGCTGCTGGATGCGGTGATCGACCGCTGCGCCGACATTCTCGAGCGCGTCGGCGCCGATGTCGACCAGGTCTCGCACGACATCTTCGAACCCGAAGAGGAGCGCCACGGCCACGCCAAGCAGTATTCGCAGATCCTGCAGGCGATCGGCCGCAAGGGCGATTTGACCTCGAAAGTCCGCGAAAGCCTGGTCTCGATCGGCCGCGTCGTCACCTTCCTGTCGGCTGTCATGGAAGGGGTCAAATGGTCCAAGGACATGCGCGAGCAGCTCAAGACCATGCAGCGCGACGTCGCTTCCCTGACCGACCACGCCTCCTATCTTTCCAACAAGATCACCTTCGTGCTGGATGCGATGCTCGGCGTCGTCAATCTCGAGCAGAACAACATCATCAAGCTGTTCTCGGTGATGGCGGTGGTCTTGATGCCGCCGACGCTGATCGCCTCGATCTACGGCATGAACTTCAAGGCGATGCCGGAACTCGAATGGGTGCACGGCTATCCCTACGCCCTGGTGCTGATGGTCGCCGCGGCGATCGTGCCGTACTTCATTTTCAAGTGGAAGAAGTGGCTCTAG
- a CDS encoding DnaJ C-terminal domain-containing protein yields the protein MRDPYEILGVPRGASAAAIKSAYRKLAKKHHPDSNKNDPKAADRFSELNTANEIIGDEDKRKQFDRGEIDAEGKPRFQGFPGGDPRSRAGGPGGFQSHTFRTGGGAGPGGMGGAGFEDILNSMFGGAAARGGRGGGSRTFEFDTGGIGVDLDLNVAMSVSLEESVKGGEKRVRLPTGRELNVKIPAGVTPGQQIRLKGQGETAPGHPPGDLLITISIAPHPFFKVDGSDLRVDLPITLYEAVLGGKVRVPTLGSAVELSIPKNTSSGRTFRLKGKGLPKAGAVGDLFVTTKIILPDGNDRELEALMEKWRDGHPYHPRSDFG from the coding sequence ATGCGCGACCCCTATGAGATCTTGGGGGTGCCGCGGGGCGCCAGCGCTGCGGCGATCAAGAGTGCCTACCGCAAGCTCGCCAAGAAGCATCACCCGGACAGCAACAAGAACGACCCGAAGGCCGCGGACCGTTTTTCCGAGTTGAATACGGCCAACGAGATCATCGGCGACGAGGACAAGCGAAAGCAGTTCGATCGCGGCGAAATCGACGCCGAGGGCAAGCCCCGCTTTCAGGGCTTTCCCGGCGGCGACCCGCGCAGCCGCGCCGGCGGGCCCGGCGGCTTCCAGTCCCACACCTTCCGGACCGGTGGCGGCGCCGGTCCCGGCGGCATGGGCGGCGCAGGCTTCGAGGATATCCTCAACAGCATGTTCGGCGGCGCGGCGGCCCGGGGCGGGCGCGGCGGCGGCAGCAGGACCTTTGAATTCGATACCGGCGGGATCGGCGTCGATCTCGATCTCAACGTCGCCATGTCGGTGTCGCTGGAAGAATCGGTCAAGGGCGGCGAGAAGCGCGTCCGGCTTCCGACCGGCAGGGAGCTTAATGTCAAAATTCCCGCCGGCGTCACCCCGGGTCAGCAGATCCGGCTGAAGGGCCAGGGCGAGACCGCCCCCGGCCATCCGCCCGGCGATCTCCTGATCACGATCAGCATCGCGCCGCATCCGTTCTTCAAGGTCGACGGCAGCGATTTGCGGGTCGATCTACCGATTACGCTCTATGAAGCCGTGCTTGGCGGCAAGGTCCGCGTGCCGACGCTCGGCAGCGCGGTCGAACTGTCGATCCCGAAGAATACCTCGAGCGGCCGCACCTTCCGCCTCAAGGGCAAGGGCCTGCCGAAGGCGGGGGCTGTCGGCGATCTGTTCGTCACCACCAAAATTATCCTCCCCGACGGGAACGATCGTGAGCTTGAGGCATTGATGGAAAAATGGCGTGACGGCCACCCGTACCATCCGCGCAGCGATTTCGGCTAA
- the aroC gene encoding chorismate synthase encodes MSFNTFGHMFRVTTFGESHGIAIGCVVDGCPPLISLTNEDIQIDLDRRRPGQSRFTTQRQEPDQVKILSGVMAHPETGVQVTTGTPIALLIENTDQRSKDYSEIKDKFRPGHADFTYEAKYGLRDYRGGGRSSARETATRVAAGAIARKILPDVKVRGALVQMGPHKIDREKWDWDEIARNPFNCPDKDKAAFFEQYLDGIRKSGSSIGAVIEVVADGVPPGLGAPIYAKLDGELAAAMMSINAVKGVEIGAGFGAAELSGEENADEMRTGNNGTRFLSNHAGGVLGGISTGQPVVVRFAVKPTSSILSPRQTVDRTGHDTDIMTKGRHDPCVGIRAVPVGEAMMACVLADHLLRHRGQVGG; translated from the coding sequence ATGTCCTTCAACACCTTCGGCCACATGTTCCGGGTCACGACCTTCGGCGAGAGCCACGGGATCGCGATTGGCTGCGTGGTCGACGGCTGTCCGCCGCTGATCTCCTTGACCAACGAGGACATCCAGATCGATCTCGATCGCCGCCGTCCCGGCCAGTCGCGCTTCACCACCCAGCGCCAGGAGCCGGACCAGGTGAAGATCCTGTCCGGCGTGATGGCGCATCCCGAGACCGGCGTGCAGGTGACGACGGGGACGCCGATCGCGCTTCTGATCGAGAACACCGATCAGCGCTCCAAGGACTATTCCGAGATCAAGGACAAGTTTCGCCCCGGTCACGCCGACTTTACGTATGAAGCCAAATACGGCCTGCGCGATTATCGCGGCGGCGGCCGTTCGTCGGCGCGCGAAACTGCGACCCGCGTCGCGGCCGGCGCCATCGCGCGAAAAATCCTGCCAGATGTAAAAGTGCGCGGCGCGCTGGTGCAGATGGGCCCGCACAAGATCGATCGCGAGAAATGGGATTGGGACGAGATCGCGCGCAATCCGTTCAATTGCCCGGACAAGGATAAGGCCGCGTTCTTCGAGCAATATCTCGACGGCATCCGCAAGAGCGGCTCCTCGATCGGCGCCGTCATCGAAGTGGTCGCCGACGGCGTGCCGCCCGGATTGGGCGCGCCGATCTATGCCAAGCTCGACGGCGAGCTCGCGGCGGCGATGATGAGCATCAATGCGGTCAAAGGCGTCGAGATCGGCGCCGGCTTCGGTGCCGCCGAATTGTCGGGCGAGGAAAACGCCGACGAGATGCGCACCGGCAATAACGGCACGCGGTTTCTGTCCAACCATGCCGGCGGCGTGCTCGGCGGCATCTCGACCGGCCAGCCGGTGGTGGTGCGCTTTGCGGTGAAGCCGACCTCGTCGATCCTGTCGCCGCGCCAGACCGTGGATCGCACCGGCCATGACACCGACATCATGACCAAGGGCCGCCACGACCCCTGCGTCGGCATCCGCGCGGTGCCGGTCGGCGAGGCCATGATGGCCTGCGTGCTGGCGGACCATTTGCTGCGCCATCGCGGTCAGGTGGGCGGGTAG
- a CDS encoding RT0821/Lpp0805 family surface protein, with the protein MVTLILVGLGSSGCSLNRSDQTLAKYDDSEVTGSIGPATPPTPTESDLAFARTAASDVLTKGDKDSSQPWENPETGARGSVTPLAQSYAAEDGRTCRDFLASYVNGRTESWLQGAACKASQGRWEIHTLRPWRRG; encoded by the coding sequence ATGGTGACACTGATTTTGGTCGGCCTCGGCTCGAGCGGCTGCAGCCTGAACCGGTCGGACCAGACGCTCGCCAAGTACGACGACAGCGAAGTCACGGGATCGATCGGCCCGGCTACGCCGCCGACCCCGACCGAGAGCGATCTGGCGTTTGCCCGCACTGCCGCCTCCGACGTCCTGACCAAGGGCGACAAGGATTCCAGCCAGCCCTGGGAAAACCCGGAAACCGGGGCGCGGGGGTCGGTGACGCCGCTCGCCCAGTCCTATGCCGCCGAGGATGGCCGGACCTGCCGGGATTTCCTGGCGAGCTATGTCAACGGACGCACCGAAAGCTGGCTGCAGGGCGCCGCCTGCAAGGCCAGCCAGGGTCGGTGGGAAATTCACACACTCAGACCCTGGAGGCGGGGCTAA
- a CDS encoding SDR family NAD(P)-dependent oxidoreductase — MVSSSNHGPRRTMLLTGASRGIGHATVIRFSSAGWRVITCSRHPFPENCPWDAGPEDHVQVDLANHADTTRAISEIRDRLEGGALHALVNNAAISPKAPGGGRMGTMDTDIDTWSHVFQVNFFAPIMMARGLIEELKAARGSVVNVTSIAGSRVHPFAGVAYATSKAALASLTREMASDFGRVGVRVNSIAPGEIDTSILSPGTEKIVEEDIPLHRLGTPDEVAKIIYVLCTETSSYVNGAEIHINGGQHV; from the coding sequence ATGGTAAGCTCGTCCAACCACGGCCCCCGACGCACGATGCTCCTGACCGGGGCCAGCCGCGGCATCGGCCATGCCACCGTGATCCGCTTCTCCTCCGCCGGCTGGCGCGTCATCACCTGCTCGCGGCATCCGTTTCCGGAAAACTGCCCGTGGGATGCTGGCCCTGAGGATCACGTCCAGGTCGACCTTGCCAACCATGCCGACACCACGCGGGCAATCTCGGAAATCCGCGATCGCCTCGAAGGCGGCGCGCTGCATGCGCTGGTCAACAACGCCGCGATTTCGCCGAAGGCTCCGGGCGGCGGACGCATGGGCACCATGGACACCGACATCGACACCTGGAGCCACGTATTTCAGGTGAACTTCTTCGCACCGATCATGATGGCGCGCGGGCTGATCGAGGAATTGAAGGCCGCCAGGGGGTCGGTCGTCAACGTCACCTCGATCGCCGGCTCCCGCGTCCACCCGTTCGCGGGCGTGGCCTATGCGACCTCGAAGGCGGCGCTGGCTTCACTGACACGGGAAATGGCGTCGGATTTCGGGCGGGTCGGCGTCCGCGTCAATTCGATCGCGCCGGGCGAGATCGATACCTCGATCCTGTCACCGGGCACCGAAAAGATCGTCGAGGAAGATATCCCGCTGCACCGGCTCGGCACGCCCGACGAAGTGGCGAAGATCATCTACGTGCTCTGTACCGAAACCAGTTCCTATGTGAACGGCGCAGAAATCCACATCAACGGCGGCCAGCACGTTTAG
- a CDS encoding anti-sigma factor encodes MTEPNIPVTEDELHAYVDNELPAERRGDVEAWLAAHPDDAARVQSWRAMAEALHARYDAVADEAVPKRLEIERLVQQPRRWMYGAIAATLAAFIIGGGTGWVARGAAAAPSAFQNFTVDALDAHRLYVVEVRHPVEVPGSEITHLQQWLTKRCGWDVRAPELAAAGLKLVGGRLLPGPTGPASFLMYESASGERFTIYTAKSEAEATQMRYAAQGSESALFWADRGVGYVVSGGNDRGRLTQIAQAVYDQMEKSGG; translated from the coding sequence ATGACCGAGCCCAACATTCCCGTCACCGAAGACGAGCTGCATGCTTACGTCGACAACGAGCTGCCGGCGGAACGCCGCGGCGACGTCGAGGCGTGGCTCGCGGCGCATCCCGACGATGCCGCGCGGGTGCAGTCATGGCGCGCGATGGCGGAGGCGCTGCATGCGCGTTACGACGCGGTCGCCGACGAGGCGGTGCCGAAGCGGCTTGAGATCGAGCGGCTGGTGCAGCAGCCGCGCCGATGGATGTATGGCGCGATTGCCGCGACGCTGGCGGCGTTCATCATCGGCGGCGGCACCGGCTGGGTGGCGCGCGGCGCTGCCGCAGCACCCTCGGCGTTCCAGAATTTCACCGTCGATGCGCTCGATGCGCACCGGCTTTATGTGGTGGAAGTCCGCCATCCCGTCGAAGTGCCCGGCAGCGAAATCACCCATCTGCAGCAATGGCTGACCAAGCGCTGCGGCTGGGATGTGCGCGCACCGGAACTTGCGGCGGCTGGACTGAAGCTGGTCGGCGGCCGGCTGTTGCCGGGCCCGACCGGACCGGCGTCCTTCCTGATGTATGAGAGCGCGTCGGGCGAGCGCTTCACGATCTACACCGCGAAGTCGGAAGCCGAGGCGACGCAGATGCGATATGCGGCGCAAGGCAGCGAGAGCGCATTGTTCTGGGCCGATCGCGGCGTCGGCTATGTCGTGAGCGGTGGCAACGACCGCGGACGCCTGACCCAAATCGCCCAGGCGGTTTACGACCAGATGGAAAAAAGCGGCGGCTGA
- a CDS encoding L,D-transpeptidase: MSSLKATLGILAASLMLSGCIQGATYEATNTQNFKPRDKELLAKVSYVKTPVPEAFRRAIVDYHRKEAPGSIVVDSDNHYLYLVQANGKAIRYGITVGEEAMAWSGIAKIGSKTEWPPWHPTPGEISRLGVPKFVAPGPDNPMGSRALYLYSGGKDTLFRIHGTNQPEYIGASISSGCIRMTNEDVIDLYDRVGLNTVVVVLEPKHGDSPFNSALALQGGGANVQ; the protein is encoded by the coding sequence ATGTCGTCGCTGAAAGCTACATTGGGTATCCTTGCGGCCAGTCTGATGTTGTCAGGCTGCATCCAGGGCGCGACCTACGAAGCGACCAACACCCAGAATTTCAAGCCGCGCGACAAGGAACTGCTGGCCAAGGTTTCCTACGTGAAGACCCCGGTTCCGGAGGCCTTCCGCCGCGCGATCGTCGACTATCACCGCAAGGAAGCGCCGGGCTCGATCGTGGTCGATTCCGACAACCACTATCTCTATCTGGTTCAGGCCAACGGCAAGGCGATCCGCTACGGCATCACCGTCGGCGAAGAAGCCATGGCGTGGTCGGGCATTGCCAAGATTGGCAGCAAGACCGAGTGGCCGCCGTGGCATCCGACGCCGGGCGAGATTTCGCGTCTCGGTGTGCCGAAGTTCGTTGCACCCGGACCGGACAATCCGATGGGTTCGCGCGCGCTCTATCTCTACTCGGGCGGCAAGGACACACTGTTCCGTATTCACGGCACCAACCAGCCGGAATATATCGGCGCTTCGATTTCGTCGGGCTGCATCCGCATGACCAACGAGGACGTGATCGACCTCTATGACCGCGTCGGCCTCAATACGGTCGTCGTGGTGCTGGAGCCGAAGCACGGCGACTCCCCTTTCAACTCGGCGCTGGCCCTACAGGGCGGCGGCGCTAACGTCCAGTAA
- the pdxH gene encoding pyridoxamine 5'-phosphate oxidase, with translation MTDTTSIKHPTPLTSGDFTAAEEPLALFGEWFAEAVKSEPNDPNAMSLATVDADGLPDVRMVLMKGYDADGFVFYSHIASQKGRELAANPKAALLFHWKSLRRQVRIRGNVTPVTSEEADAYFATRPKQAQIGAWASKQSQPLESRFAFEQAIALFAAKHIIGEVPRPPGWSGWRIMPSRFEFWHDRPFRLHDRIEFRRDAPDQAWSKVRMYP, from the coding sequence ATGACGGACACAACCTCCATCAAACACCCGACACCGTTAACATCGGGTGATTTTACCGCCGCCGAGGAACCGTTGGCGCTGTTCGGCGAGTGGTTTGCGGAAGCGGTGAAGTCGGAGCCGAACGATCCCAACGCGATGTCGCTCGCAACCGTCGATGCCGACGGCCTGCCCGACGTGCGAATGGTGCTGATGAAAGGCTATGACGCGGACGGTTTCGTATTCTACAGCCACATCGCCAGCCAGAAAGGCCGCGAACTCGCCGCAAATCCTAAGGCCGCTTTACTTTTTCACTGGAAGTCGCTGCGCCGTCAGGTCCGCATCCGCGGCAATGTGACGCCGGTAACTTCAGAAGAGGCCGACGCCTATTTCGCGACCCGGCCGAAGCAGGCGCAGATCGGCGCCTGGGCCAGCAAACAGTCGCAGCCACTGGAAAGCCGCTTTGCATTCGAGCAGGCGATCGCGCTGTTCGCCGCCAAGCACATCATCGGCGAGGTGCCGCGGCCGCCGGGCTGGAGCGGCTGGCGCATCATGCCGTCGCGTTTCGAATTCTGGCACGACCGTCCGTTCCGCCTGCACGACCGCATCGAGTTTCGCCGTGATGCGCCTGATCAGGCATGGTCCAAGGTGCGGATGTATCCCTGA